One window of Deltaproteobacteria bacterium genomic DNA carries:
- a CDS encoding FkbM family methyltransferase gives MINRVPLLLTYSGKAFSHMRPKQKTLDVVTSLVKTASKIIGPKRATMMTAHLAEDLAPIIVQPTPFGPIKFLCPGKIPVYRARTLHTKEPDTLRWIEGFQEGEILWDIGANVGTYSVYAAVKGHRVLAFEPSASNYHLLCRNVELNGLSSKLSAYCFAFTDSTKLDCLYMTSSKIGSALNSFGAVIAPQNSAAESLSSQATLGFSVDDFIATFHPPFPDHLKIDVDGLEGKIVNGARRTMADRRLKSVLVELDRKAVTTDHSLIDQFAECGFEFVNESGLHKPPGRRGFQVYNGIFARRS, from the coding sequence TTGATCAACCGAGTGCCGTTACTACTCACGTATAGCGGTAAGGCTTTTAGCCATATGCGACCCAAGCAAAAAACCCTCGACGTGGTTACGTCGCTGGTCAAAACGGCTAGTAAGATCATAGGACCCAAGCGTGCTACGATGATGACGGCTCACTTGGCCGAAGACCTGGCACCGATTATCGTCCAGCCAACTCCTTTTGGTCCGATCAAGTTTCTCTGTCCGGGTAAAATACCGGTCTACCGGGCGCGAACACTGCACACCAAGGAGCCGGATACCTTGCGATGGATAGAGGGCTTCCAAGAAGGCGAGATACTCTGGGATATCGGCGCCAACGTCGGTACGTATTCTGTTTACGCGGCGGTCAAAGGACACCGCGTCTTGGCTTTTGAACCGTCGGCCAGCAACTATCATCTGCTTTGCCGGAACGTGGAATTGAATGGGTTGAGCTCCAAACTTTCCGCCTACTGCTTTGCGTTCACCGACAGCACCAAGCTAGATTGTCTCTACATGACGAGTAGCAAAATCGGCTCCGCGCTAAATAGTTTCGGTGCGGTGATTGCACCGCAAAACAGCGCGGCCGAATCTTTATCGTCGCAGGCAACTTTGGGTTTTTCCGTGGATGATTTCATTGCGACGTTTCATCCGCCGTTTCCAGACCATCTAAAGATTGATGTCGATGGTCTCGAGGGCAAAATTGTCAACGGAGCGCGCAGAACGATGGCAGACAGGCGTCTAAAATCTGTGCTCGTCGAGCTGGATCGAAAGGCGGTTACCACGGATCATAGCCTGATCGACCAATTTGCCGAGTGCGGTTTCGA